From Mya arenaria isolate MELC-2E11 chromosome 1, ASM2691426v1, a single genomic window includes:
- the LOC128238251 gene encoding sulfotransferase 4A1-like, with amino-acid sequence MAEKESHEASLETNKDAKQEKILIKGRVYKGIPMVNNEAELIGTMDIRPNDIWVCSFPRSGTTLTQELTYLIRTLDFKKALSTQLDERFPMIDIKDDRFPYYKGIKYVEEMSSPRFIKCHLPFFLLPQQLQEGKGKIIYIARNPKDVVTSFYRFMLWGDGLDDIENRFDKFVQMFVKGEVYYGYWPKHVLGFWEKRSSSANMLFLKYEDLIKDTKNGCRQIAEFLGRELSDDEVDRICNHCHVDSMRSNDMVNLSYWRNIIKPIDNAGGGFMNKGKAGAWKDLLAPAVVERLDSMIKELEGSGLDIKDE; translated from the exons ATGGCAGAAAAAGAAAGTCATGAAGCTTCGTTGGAAACAAATAAAGATGCGAAGCAAGAAAAAATTCTTATTAAAGGACGCGTCTACAAAGGAATACCAATGGTCAATAATGAGGCAGAGCTTATTGGTACCATGGATATCAGGCCCAACGATATTTGGGTCTGCAGTTTCCCAAGATCAG GTACGACCCTGACCCAGGAGCTGACGTACCTGATAAGAACGCTCGATTTTAAGAAAGCACTATCGACACAGCTAGATGAGCGTTTTCCTATGATCGACATCAAAGACGACAGATTTCCGTATTATAAAG GTATAAAGTATGTCGAGGAAATGTCATCTCCCCGCTTCATCAAATGCCATCTGCCCTTTTTCCTGTTGCCTCAACAGTTGCAAGAGGGCAAGGGAAAG ATAATCTACATTGCCCGGAACCCTAAGGATGTTGTAACATCATTTTACCGCTTTATGCTGTGGGGAGACGGTCTGGACGATATCGAAAACCGTTTTGACAAATTCGTGCAAATGTTTGTGAAAGGAGAGG tttaCTATGGATACTGGCCTAAACACGTGCTCGGCTTCTGGGAAAAACGGTCATCTTCTGCCAacatgctgtttttaaaatacgAGGATTTAATTAAA GATACGAAAAATGGGTGTCGTCAGATAGCCGAGTTTCTTGGCCGCGAATTGTCTGACGATGAGGTAGACCGGATATGCAACCATTGCCACGTGGATAGCATGCGCAGTAATGACATGGTGAACCTTTCCTATTGGAGGAATATTATCAAACCAATCGACAATGCAGGAGGGGGATTCATGAACAAAG GTAAAGCCGGTGCATGGAAGGATCTGCTCGCACCGGCAGTGGTAGAACGCCTTGACAGCATGATAAAGGAACTCGAGGGCTCTGGACTGGACATCAAGGATGAATAA